A genome region from Akkermansiaceae bacterium includes the following:
- the gcvH gene encoding glycine cleavage system protein GcvH encodes MSATNIPADLLFQSSHEWARVDGDTATVGISDHAQAELTDVVFVELPAMGRTVDAGDPTAVVESVKAASDIYAPISGEVIEVNPSVEADPSLVNTDPYGAGWIFKLRLTKPDQLSGLLSPAAYAELIG; translated from the coding sequence ATGAGCGCAACGAACATCCCCGCAGACCTCCTTTTCCAGTCCTCACACGAATGGGCGCGTGTCGATGGCGACACCGCCACCGTGGGGATCTCCGACCACGCCCAGGCGGAACTCACCGATGTGGTCTTCGTCGAACTGCCCGCGATGGGCCGCACGGTGGATGCCGGCGATCCCACCGCCGTGGTGGAATCCGTCAAGGCCGCCTCCGATATCTACGCCCCCATCTCCGGGGAGGTCATCGAGGTGAACCCCTCCGTCGAGGCGGATCCCTCGCTGGTCAACACCGACCCCTACGGAGCCGGCTGGATCTTCAAACTCAGGCTCACCAAGCCAGACCAGCTTTCCGGCCTGCTCAGCCCCGCCGCATATGCCGAGCTGATCGGCTGA
- the gcvT gene encoding glycine cleavage system aminomethyltransferase GcvT: MSETVLHSPLEAAHLALGAKLIPFGGWAMPVQYSSILTEHAAVREKAGVFDISHMGQVFVSGEGHIAWLDTLLTNNLSKLAPGQGQYTIMLNQSGGVIDDLIAYRLSESETLLVINASMIPEDVAWMGKHLAPGVTLRNESAAWAGLAVQGPDAAAIFAKLFPGETLPPRNGISKTASGDIVCRTGYTGEDGYEFFCPAENGIAAFEKFIAAGATPCGLGARDTLRLEMCYPLNGNDLSPERSPIEAGLGFFCDLEKPDFIGRETLASQKASGAESKLTAIELTEKGPPPRPHYPVLSADGETLGELSSGVLSPTLGKGIAMAYLPAAHAKPGTPLLIDIRGRRFSAVTVRKPFLKKA, from the coding sequence GTGTCCGAAACAGTCCTCCACTCCCCGCTAGAAGCCGCCCACCTCGCCCTCGGGGCAAAGCTCATCCCCTTCGGCGGCTGGGCCATGCCGGTGCAGTATTCCTCCATCCTCACCGAGCACGCCGCCGTCCGCGAAAAGGCCGGCGTCTTCGACATCTCCCACATGGGCCAGGTTTTCGTCAGCGGCGAGGGCCACATCGCATGGCTCGACACCCTCCTCACCAACAACCTCTCCAAGCTCGCCCCCGGCCAAGGCCAATACACGATCATGCTCAACCAAAGCGGCGGCGTCATCGACGACCTCATCGCCTACCGCCTTTCCGAAAGCGAGACCCTCCTCGTCATCAACGCCTCCATGATCCCCGAGGACGTCGCATGGATGGGAAAACACCTCGCCCCCGGCGTCACCCTCCGCAACGAGTCCGCCGCCTGGGCCGGCCTTGCCGTCCAGGGCCCGGATGCGGCGGCGATCTTCGCAAAACTTTTCCCCGGCGAGACCCTCCCGCCACGCAACGGGATTTCAAAAACAGCCTCCGGGGACATCGTCTGCCGCACCGGCTACACCGGCGAGGACGGCTACGAATTCTTCTGCCCGGCCGAGAACGGCATCGCCGCCTTCGAGAAATTCATCGCCGCCGGAGCCACTCCCTGCGGCCTCGGCGCGCGCGACACCCTGCGCCTCGAAATGTGCTACCCGCTCAACGGCAACGACCTCTCCCCCGAGCGCTCGCCCATCGAGGCCGGCCTGGGATTCTTCTGCGATCTCGAAAAACCCGATTTCATCGGCCGCGAAACACTCGCATCCCAAAAGGCCTCCGGTGCGGAAAGCAAGCTCACCGCCATCGAGCTCACCGAAAAGGGGCCGCCACCGCGCCCTCACTACCCCGTCCTCTCCGCCGATGGCGAAACGCTCGGCGAACTCTCCAGCGGCGTCCTCTCCCCCACCCTCGGGAAGGGCATCGCCATGGCCTACCTGCCCGCCGCCCACGCAAAACCCGGCACTCCCCTCCTCATCGACATCCGCGGCCGCCGCTTCAGCGCCGTCACCGTCAGGAAACCCTTCCTCAAAAAAGCCTGA
- a CDS encoding SulP family inorganic anion transporter, with product MFSRLPAAWFSNLRGDILSGLVVALALIPEAIAFSIIAGVDPKVGLYASFTIAVITSFAGGRPAMISAATAAMALLVGTLVKAHGVEYLLAATVLTGVIQFIFGLLKVGSVMKYVSKSVMTGFVNALAILIFAAQLPELNLAKADVSWIAWAMTAGGLSIIYILPRFTKAVPSPLICIIVLSLVAVLTGMDVRTVGDLGALPSSLPAFLIPDVPLNFETFEIILPFAVSLAIVGLLESLLTAQIVDQLTDTPSDKNREARGQGIANFITGFFGGMAGCAMIGQSVINVKSGGRTRLSTLIAGVVLIILCVVLGPWVSMIPMPALVAIMIMVSIGTFNWGSFKNLAVHPRPTSLVMLTTVAVTIWQHNLALGVGAGVLLSAVFFAGKVSQLMSVSSVLSGDTRRYTVHGQVFFASSEKFLAAFDFKEVLEKVVIDVSHAHFWDLSSVGALDTVVLKYRREGTEVEILGMNEASATIVGKLAEHDKPGAAGRMSGH from the coding sequence ATGTTCTCCCGTCTTCCCGCCGCCTGGTTCTCGAATCTCCGGGGCGACATCCTCTCCGGTCTCGTCGTCGCCCTCGCGCTGATCCCCGAGGCCATCGCTTTCTCCATCATCGCCGGGGTGGATCCCAAGGTCGGCCTCTACGCATCCTTCACCATCGCGGTCATCACCTCCTTCGCGGGCGGGCGGCCTGCGATGATTTCCGCCGCGACCGCCGCGATGGCGCTGCTGGTGGGGACGCTGGTGAAAGCCCATGGCGTGGAATACCTCCTCGCCGCGACCGTGCTGACCGGCGTGATCCAATTCATCTTCGGCCTGCTCAAGGTGGGGTCGGTGATGAAATACGTCTCGAAATCGGTGATGACCGGCTTCGTCAACGCGCTGGCGATCCTGATTTTCGCGGCGCAACTGCCGGAGCTGAACCTCGCGAAGGCCGATGTCTCATGGATTGCCTGGGCGATGACGGCGGGCGGCCTCTCCATCATCTACATACTGCCGCGTTTCACGAAAGCCGTCCCCTCCCCGCTCATCTGCATCATCGTGCTCTCGCTGGTCGCCGTTCTTACGGGGATGGATGTCCGGACGGTCGGCGATCTCGGGGCGCTGCCGAGCTCGCTCCCCGCCTTCCTGATCCCGGATGTGCCGCTGAATTTCGAGACGTTCGAGATCATTCTGCCGTTTGCGGTGAGCCTTGCCATCGTCGGCCTGCTGGAGTCCCTGCTGACCGCTCAGATCGTCGACCAGCTCACCGACACGCCCTCCGACAAGAACCGCGAGGCGCGCGGCCAGGGCATCGCGAATTTCATCACCGGCTTCTTCGGCGGGATGGCGGGCTGCGCGATGATAGGCCAGTCCGTGATCAACGTGAAATCCGGCGGGCGCACGCGGCTTTCCACGCTCATCGCCGGGGTGGTGCTCATCATCCTCTGCGTCGTCCTCGGCCCCTGGGTGAGCATGATACCGATGCCCGCGCTGGTGGCGATCATGATCATGGTTTCCATCGGCACGTTCAACTGGGGTTCCTTCAAGAACCTCGCCGTCCACCCGAGGCCGACCAGCCTCGTGATGCTCACGACGGTAGCGGTGACGATCTGGCAGCACAACCTCGCCCTCGGCGTCGGTGCCGGTGTGCTGCTCAGTGCGGTGTTCTTCGCGGGCAAGGTTTCCCAGCTGATGAGCGTGTCCAGCGTGCTTTCCGGGGACACGCGCCGTTACACGGTACACGGCCAGGTTTTCTTCGCCTCCTCGGAGAAATTCCTCGCGGCCTTTGATTTCAAGGAAGTCCTCGAAAAGGTGGTCATCGATGTCTCCCATGCCCATTTCTGGGATCTCAGCTCGGTCGGCGCTCTCGACACGGTGGTTCTGAAATACCGCCGCGAAGGCACCGAGGTGGAAATCCTTGGAATGAACGAGGCAAGTGCCACGATCGTCGGCAAGCTCGCCGAGCACGACAAGCCCGGGGCCGCCGGGCGCATGTCCGGGCACTAA
- a CDS encoding universal stress protein, giving the protein MPTILTCTDGSPYAPSIYRLAAWAAARTGAEIHVLHAIEHHETPATGDLSGNLGFSANDELLEELTRLDETRYRVARLRGKAILGDAAKRFAPAAVTTTQRHGSLVDAMADFEGESDLIVLGKRGEHADFSKGHLGSNLERVVRSVKIPVLVAAREFRPVESFTVAFDGGQSALKAIHYLATQPLLKDAECDLIAVGKADSELARSLDVAAATLRAAGYTVASRLVPGDPEEVISARVRESGSDLLVMGAYGHSRIRELILGSTTAGLIRTCHVPVLLFR; this is encoded by the coding sequence ATGCCGACCATCCTCACCTGCACCGACGGCTCGCCCTATGCGCCGAGCATCTACCGTCTCGCCGCCTGGGCCGCCGCCCGCACGGGCGCGGAAATCCATGTCCTCCACGCCATCGAGCATCACGAAACGCCTGCAACCGGCGATCTCAGCGGGAACCTCGGCTTCAGCGCGAACGACGAGCTCCTCGAGGAGCTCACCCGCCTCGACGAGACCCGCTACCGCGTCGCCCGCCTGCGCGGCAAGGCGATCCTCGGGGATGCGGCAAAGCGGTTCGCTCCCGCCGCCGTCACCACCACCCAGCGCCATGGGTCGCTGGTCGATGCCATGGCCGATTTCGAGGGGGAATCCGATCTCATCGTCCTCGGGAAACGCGGCGAGCACGCTGATTTCTCCAAGGGCCACCTCGGCAGCAACCTCGAGCGCGTCGTCCGTTCCGTGAAAATCCCGGTGCTCGTCGCCGCCCGCGAATTCAGGCCGGTGGAGAGTTTCACCGTCGCCTTCGATGGCGGCCAGAGCGCCCTGAAGGCGATCCATTACCTCGCCACCCAACCTCTCCTGAAGGACGCGGAGTGCGACCTCATCGCGGTCGGCAAGGCGGATTCGGAACTCGCCCGGTCGCTCGATGTCGCGGCCGCCACCCTCAGGGCTGCGGGCTACACGGTCGCCTCGCGGCTTGTCCCCGGAGATCCCGAGGAAGTCATTTCCGCGAGGGTGAGGGAAAGCGGCAGCGACCTGCTTGTCATGGGCGCATACGGCCACTCCCGGATCCGCGAGCTCATCCTCGGCAGCACCACCGCCGGGCTGATCCGCACCTGCCACGTGCCGGTCCTGCTGTTCCGCTGA
- the yidD gene encoding membrane protein insertion efficiency factor YidD, which yields MSWILTKLIRFYQLAISPWLRAVSGGHGVCRHDPTCSHYGIEAIKIHGALKGSWLTIRRLLRCHPWGTHGYDPVPKKKA from the coding sequence GTGTCCTGGATCCTTACGAAACTGATCCGCTTCTACCAGCTCGCCATCTCGCCTTGGCTGCGGGCCGTGAGCGGCGGCCATGGGGTTTGCCGCCATGACCCGACCTGCAGCCACTACGGCATCGAGGCGATCAAAATCCACGGGGCGCTCAAAGGCTCCTGGCTGACAATCCGCCGTCTGCTGCGCTGCCACCCGTGGGGGACTCATGGCTATGATCCGGTTCCGAAAAAGAAGGCCTAG
- a CDS encoding ATP-binding cassette domain-containing protein has product MNPPFFEIRNTNVWRGDVLALRDLNLTLRRGENVAILGANGAGKSSLLKLMTGEVRVEAVPGACCRLFGEELWNLEELRHRIGLVMPEEVARFDPGEIAADVVRSAFRGAYGRTGDMRFKASEKQSAARAMEGAGVGALAGRLFGQLSSGEKRRFLIARALVHDPEILVLDEPSTALDFGGRLAVLERLRGIAANTGNIVLVTHDPGEILPEIERVILLREGRILADGKKKAVVTPGNLGRLYGMRLRLSWPNGWAMVRPA; this is encoded by the coding sequence ATGAACCCGCCGTTTTTCGAGATCCGGAACACAAATGTCTGGCGCGGCGATGTCCTCGCGCTGCGAGACCTGAACCTGACGCTGCGCCGCGGCGAGAACGTCGCGATCCTCGGCGCAAACGGGGCGGGGAAAAGCAGCCTGCTCAAGCTGATGACCGGCGAGGTGCGGGTCGAGGCCGTGCCGGGAGCCTGCTGCCGCCTTTTCGGCGAGGAGCTTTGGAACCTTGAGGAACTGCGCCATAGGATAGGCCTGGTGATGCCCGAGGAGGTGGCGAGGTTCGATCCGGGGGAGATCGCGGCGGATGTCGTCCGCTCCGCCTTCCGCGGCGCCTACGGGCGCACCGGCGACATGCGTTTCAAGGCATCCGAAAAGCAAAGCGCCGCGCGCGCGATGGAAGGGGCCGGGGTCGGCGCGCTTGCGGGCAGGCTCTTCGGGCAGCTTTCCTCCGGCGAGAAACGGCGTTTCCTGATCGCCCGCGCCCTGGTGCATGATCCCGAAATCCTTGTCCTCGACGAGCCGTCGACCGCCCTGGATTTCGGCGGCCGCCTTGCCGTTCTGGAGAGGCTGCGCGGCATCGCCGCAAATACGGGAAACATCGTACTTGTGACCCACGACCCCGGCGAGATCCTGCCTGAGATCGAGCGGGTGATCCTTCTCAGGGAAGGCCGGATCCTTGCAGATGGGAAGAAGAAGGCCGTGGTCACACCGGGAAACCTCGGCCGCCTTTACGGGATGAGGCTGCGCCTTTCGTGGCCGAACGGCTGGGCCATGGTCAGGCCGGCCTAG
- a CDS encoding RibD family protein, with protein MIWKCAMSLDGKNHQAGGRGQWLSGGESRADVQRLRGEVDAILTSGETVRRDKPALTIRLPELLEGREQPWRVVVTDQPETMPLDAPLFSDEWKGRTLLRGRADMEGTLRGLVREQGVLSVMIEAGGKFSAAMIAAGLVDEAVIYHAPIICGDTVPALLGVESPQSLALTGISRERLGRDLKVRGLIVK; from the coding sequence GTGATCTGGAAATGCGCGATGTCGCTGGACGGGAAAAATCACCAGGCCGGAGGGCGAGGCCAGTGGCTGAGCGGCGGGGAATCGAGGGCGGATGTCCAGCGGCTGCGCGGCGAGGTGGATGCGATCCTGACCAGCGGAGAGACGGTGCGCCGCGACAAGCCCGCGCTGACGATCCGCTTGCCGGAGTTGCTGGAGGGACGGGAGCAGCCGTGGCGGGTGGTGGTGACGGATCAGCCGGAAACCATGCCGCTGGATGCCCCCCTGTTTTCCGATGAATGGAAGGGAAGGACGCTGCTGCGCGGCCGCGCGGACATGGAGGGGACGCTGCGCGGGCTGGTGCGCGAGCAGGGGGTGCTTTCCGTGATGATCGAGGCGGGCGGGAAATTCTCCGCTGCGATGATCGCCGCCGGCCTTGTGGACGAGGCCGTGATCTATCATGCGCCCATCATTTGCGGCGACACGGTGCCGGCCTTGCTCGGGGTGGAATCCCCCCAATCGTTGGCGCTCACCGGCATCAGCCGTGAACGGCTCGGCAGGGACCTGAAAGTGAGGGGGCTGATCGTGAAATGA
- a CDS encoding 2-oxo acid dehydrogenase subunit E2, translating to MSVNIEMPKLSDTMTEGTLIKWHKKVGDSVEIGDILAEVETDKATMEMEAFDEGTITEIRVQEGEKAEIGGVLAVLDGDEAGEAPQEPPAKADNPAPAEKRQETPAEPQAAQPAAAISGDGGRVKASPLARKVAAELGVDLSGVAGSGPAGRIVREDVEKASSAPAPKQPSQAASAAAKLADAVKARAGGSASAPAPAAAAIMPTAKEGDERIELSSMRKVIASRLLTSKTTIPHFYLHLEVDAAPLMALRKQVNEQAEKTHGNKYSVNDFILKATINAAQAVPAVNASFAGDHIVSFRHIGLSVAIAVEDGLVTPVIKQAETKSLLAISQAVKDFAARAKEKKLKPDEFDGGTITVSNLGAWGIESFDAIVNPPQAAILSVGGAIEKPVVKDGQIVPGLRMNIGISADHRVVDGAVAASFLAEIKKLIENPALMLL from the coding sequence ATGTCAGTAAACATCGAAATGCCCAAGCTCTCGGACACCATGACCGAAGGCACCCTCATCAAATGGCACAAAAAGGTCGGCGATAGCGTCGAGATCGGCGACATCCTCGCCGAGGTCGAGACCGACAAGGCGACGATGGAGATGGAGGCCTTCGACGAGGGCACGATCACCGAAATCCGTGTGCAGGAAGGCGAGAAGGCCGAGATTGGCGGCGTTTTGGCCGTGCTCGACGGGGATGAGGCTGGCGAAGCCCCCCAGGAGCCGCCCGCCAAGGCCGACAATCCCGCACCCGCTGAAAAAAGGCAGGAGACTCCCGCCGAACCTCAAGCCGCCCAGCCTGCCGCCGCGATATCCGGGGATGGCGGGCGTGTGAAAGCATCCCCCCTCGCGCGCAAGGTCGCCGCCGAGCTCGGTGTCGATCTCTCCGGCGTGGCCGGATCCGGCCCGGCGGGTCGGATTGTCAGGGAGGATGTTGAGAAGGCATCCTCCGCCCCCGCCCCGAAGCAGCCCTCCCAGGCTGCATCCGCCGCGGCAAAGCTTGCGGATGCCGTCAAGGCACGTGCCGGTGGATCCGCATCCGCCCCGGCACCGGCCGCCGCCGCGATCATGCCGACGGCGAAGGAGGGCGACGAGCGCATCGAGCTTTCCTCCATGCGCAAGGTCATCGCCTCGCGCCTGCTCACCTCCAAGACCACCATCCCGCACTTCTACCTCCACCTCGAGGTAGACGCCGCGCCGCTCATGGCACTGCGCAAACAGGTCAACGAGCAGGCGGAGAAGACCCACGGCAACAAGTATTCGGTCAACGATTTCATCCTGAAAGCCACGATCAACGCCGCCCAGGCCGTGCCAGCCGTCAACGCATCCTTTGCGGGCGACCACATCGTTTCATTCAGGCACATCGGCCTCTCCGTCGCGATCGCGGTGGAGGACGGCTTGGTCACTCCCGTCATCAAGCAGGCGGAAACCAAATCACTGCTGGCGATTTCACAGGCGGTCAAGGACTTCGCCGCGCGCGCGAAGGAGAAAAAGCTCAAGCCCGATGAATTCGATGGTGGCACAATCACCGTCTCCAACCTCGGAGCATGGGGCATCGAGTCCTTCGATGCCATCGTCAACCCGCCCCAGGCGGCGATACTCTCCGTTGGCGGAGCCATCGAGAAGCCCGTCGTCAAGGACGGCCAGATCGTCCCCGGCCTGCGCATGAACATCGGCATTTCCGCGGATCACCGCGTCGTGGACGGAGCCGTCGCGGCATCCTTCCTCGCGGAGATCAAGAAACTCATCGAGAACCCGGCGCTCATGCTGCTGTAA
- a CDS encoding 4-hydroxy-3-methylbut-2-enyl diphosphate reductase: MPSPTEKRPRVNVRRPDVMELVSAEVAVHYRSSLVEKIKDQGGKITRGNTTLLLAQDFGFCYGVERAIDLAYASRKVFPENRIFLIGEIIHNPEVNRQLREMDIVSLPWREMDASYDELLPEDVVIVPAFGAPTKFMEKIEERGCYTVDTTCGDVMKVWRRVRGYAKDGITSIIHGKANHEETRATASRALGENKDGRYLVILTLADTDFVCDYIRNGGDREAFLKRFAGSFSDGFDPDVHLEKIGVANQTTMLKSETLEIQKRLADAVQGRDGSAEKFSVFDTICGATQERQDALFEMLKTRMDLLLVVGGYNSSNTAHLVEIGEKELPTFFIRDASQIKSLGEIVHYDLHHQRETTSAYASAFSGKDHVTIGLTAGASCPNNLIEETVRKVFGLRGETLD, from the coding sequence ATGCCAAGCCCCACAGAGAAGCGCCCCCGCGTCAACGTCCGCCGCCCGGATGTGATGGAGCTGGTATCCGCCGAGGTTGCCGTCCACTACCGGTCCTCGCTCGTCGAGAAAATCAAGGATCAGGGCGGGAAAATCACGCGCGGCAACACCACCCTGCTCCTCGCGCAGGATTTCGGGTTCTGCTACGGGGTTGAGCGTGCGATCGACCTCGCCTACGCCTCGCGCAAGGTTTTCCCGGAGAACCGCATCTTCCTCATCGGGGAAATCATCCACAACCCGGAGGTGAACCGGCAGCTGCGCGAGATGGATATCGTATCTCTCCCATGGCGGGAAATGGATGCGAGCTACGACGAGCTCCTGCCCGAGGACGTGGTCATCGTCCCGGCCTTCGGCGCACCCACGAAATTCATGGAGAAGATCGAGGAGCGCGGCTGCTACACGGTCGATACCACCTGCGGTGATGTGATGAAAGTCTGGCGGCGTGTCCGCGGCTACGCGAAGGACGGCATCACATCCATCATCCACGGCAAGGCAAACCATGAGGAAACCCGCGCCACCGCATCGCGCGCCCTCGGCGAGAACAAGGACGGCCGGTATCTGGTGATCCTCACTCTCGCAGACACCGATTTCGTCTGCGACTACATCCGCAATGGCGGGGACAGGGAGGCTTTCCTGAAACGCTTCGCCGGATCCTTTTCCGATGGTTTCGATCCCGATGTGCATCTGGAAAAAATCGGCGTCGCCAACCAGACGACCATGCTCAAGAGCGAGACGCTGGAGATCCAGAAGCGCCTCGCAGACGCCGTCCAAGGCCGCGATGGGTCGGCGGAAAAGTTCTCCGTTTTCGATACGATCTGCGGCGCCACCCAGGAGCGTCAGGACGCGCTTTTCGAGATGCTCAAAACCAGGATGGACCTGCTGCTGGTTGTCGGCGGCTACAATTCCTCGAACACCGCGCATCTGGTGGAAATCGGAGAGAAGGAGCTGCCCACGTTTTTCATCCGCGACGCCTCGCAGATCAAGTCGCTTGGGGAAATCGTCCACTACGACCTGCACCACCAGCGGGAGACGACCTCGGCGTATGCATCGGCGTTCTCGGGCAAGGATCACGTCACCATAGGCCTCACCGCCGGTGCCTCCTGCCCGAACAACCTCATCGAGGAAACGGTCAGAAAGGTCTTCGGGCTGCGCGGCGAGACGCTGGACTGA
- a CDS encoding Dabb family protein: protein MPDIAGWGMEHHVYFWLKEEYKNDAGRARMEAALDGLAKSTNVSKAHWGTPAPTEQRPVTDHTWDYGISFRFDTMEAHERYQKADPVHDAFSGGHKEMWAKVLVMDLA, encoded by the coding sequence GTGCCGGACATCGCAGGATGGGGCATGGAACATCACGTCTATTTCTGGCTGAAGGAAGAATACAAGAACGATGCCGGTCGCGCGCGGATGGAAGCTGCGCTCGATGGGCTTGCGAAATCCACCAACGTCTCCAAGGCCCACTGGGGCACGCCCGCGCCAACCGAGCAGCGCCCTGTCACCGACCATACCTGGGATTACGGGATCTCCTTCCGCTTCGACACGATGGAAGCCCATGAGAGATACCAGAAGGCCGATCCGGTCCACGACGCCTTTTCCGGCGGCCACAAGGAGATGTGGGCGAAAGTGCTGGTGATGGATCTTGCCTGA
- a CDS encoding HAMP domain-containing histidine kinase — translation MAKVAAWLAVHLLVLAVAFALFVSWQLRLGLDSLLTGTTGERLESLGKDISASLDDVPESGWGGIIAEKVSPYGLEGLFRSERELGPDAAEAEIPAEIIARAKGELPPPGGQAKPPEAPWHEPRGGPGGFPPPDRGGRPREQREPRALFLTRDPGDGSYWAAIELAVGSPGRGRPPRGVLFLKSDNASANGLFFDYRPWLFGGLAVLAFSILFWAPFVLGITRYAGRISKATGKIAEGGFDTKIGASRNDELGAAGESIEEMSARLGQLLSGQKRFLGDVAHELCAPLARMRTGLGILRESAGGQAERIESIDEDAEELSALVAELLAFTRASSAAVEIETIPLAGICRELAAKELDGHAVGCDIAAGLCVKADRRHLARALGNILRNCHRHAGAGCKVSIAAHLSGNTVNLVIEDDGPGVADEEQQRLFEPFYRPDRSRTRDTGGSGLGMAIVEGSVRACGGKVAAGKSAMGGLLVGISLPRA, via the coding sequence ATGGCGAAGGTTGCCGCCTGGCTGGCGGTGCATCTGCTGGTTCTCGCCGTGGCGTTCGCCCTCTTCGTCTCGTGGCAGCTCCGGCTTGGGCTGGATTCGCTGCTGACCGGCACAACCGGCGAGCGGCTGGAATCGCTGGGAAAGGATATCTCGGCAAGCCTGGATGACGTGCCCGAAAGCGGGTGGGGCGGCATCATCGCGGAGAAGGTTTCCCCCTACGGGCTGGAAGGCCTTTTCCGGTCCGAGCGGGAACTCGGGCCGGATGCGGCGGAGGCGGAAATCCCGGCGGAGATCATCGCACGCGCAAAAGGGGAACTGCCGCCGCCCGGAGGACAGGCGAAACCACCCGAAGCGCCCTGGCACGAACCAAGGGGCGGGCCGGGCGGATTTCCCCCACCCGACCGGGGGGGGCGCCCCCGTGAACAGCGCGAGCCCAGGGCGCTTTTCCTCACAAGGGATCCGGGTGACGGAAGCTACTGGGCCGCCATCGAGCTGGCCGTCGGGTCTCCGGGACGGGGCAGGCCGCCGCGGGGGGTGCTGTTCCTGAAATCCGACAACGCCTCCGCCAACGGACTGTTCTTCGACTACCGGCCCTGGCTCTTCGGCGGGCTTGCGGTGCTGGCGTTCAGCATCCTGTTCTGGGCGCCCTTCGTGCTCGGCATCACCCGCTACGCAGGGCGGATTTCCAAGGCCACGGGGAAAATCGCGGAGGGTGGTTTCGATACGAAAATCGGCGCCTCTCGCAACGACGAGCTGGGTGCCGCCGGCGAATCCATCGAGGAGATGTCCGCCCGGCTCGGGCAGCTTCTTTCCGGGCAGAAAAGGTTCCTCGGCGATGTTGCGCATGAGCTCTGCGCCCCGCTTGCGAGGATGCGCACCGGCCTCGGCATCCTGCGGGAATCCGCTGGCGGGCAGGCGGAACGGATCGAATCCATCGATGAGGATGCGGAGGAGCTTTCCGCGCTCGTTGCCGAGCTGCTCGCCTTCACCAGGGCGAGCTCGGCGGCGGTGGAAATCGAAACGATCCCTCTTGCCGGAATCTGCCGCGAGCTTGCCGCAAAGGAACTCGATGGCCATGCGGTGGGGTGCGACATCGCCGCGGGCCTTTGCGTGAAAGCCGACCGCAGGCACCTTGCCCGCGCCCTCGGCAACATCCTGCGCAACTGCCATCGCCACGCCGGCGCGGGGTGCAAGGTGAGCATCGCCGCACACCTGTCGGGAAATACTGTGAATCTAGTGATTGAGGACGACGGGCCGGGTGTCGCGGATGAGGAGCAGCAACGGCTCTTCGAGCCCTTCTACAGGCCGGACAGATCCCGCACCCGCGACACCGGCGGCAGCGGCCTGGGCATGGCCATCGTGGAGGGCTCCGTGCGCGCCTGCGGGGGCAAGGTCGCGGCTGGGAAAAGCGCGATGGGCGGGCTGCTTGTCGGGATTTCCCTTCCCAGGGCATGA
- a CDS encoding response regulator transcription factor produces MSNAGNTQGRPLLVVDDDRKLCGLIRDYLQPMGWNVSMRHTGTDGLSEALDGEYEAVILDVMMPGMDGFEVLRELRKSSNVPVLMLTAMGDEADRIVGLELGADDYLPKTFSSRELLARLRAVTRRAVLAEPADDGGVDLVAGKLRVNEATHTAILRDEPLDLTALEFAILVSLMKARGRVKSREALLEEVSERRFDVFDRSIDVHISQLRKKLGDDARKPQFIVTVRSVGYRFEEGGLG; encoded by the coding sequence ATGTCGAATGCCGGGAACACGCAAGGCAGGCCGCTGCTGGTGGTCGATGACGACCGCAAGCTCTGCGGCCTGATCCGCGACTACCTGCAACCGATGGGCTGGAACGTCTCCATGCGCCACACGGGAACCGATGGCTTGTCGGAGGCTCTGGATGGCGAATACGAGGCGGTGATCCTGGATGTGATGATGCCCGGGATGGACGGCTTCGAGGTGCTGCGGGAGCTGCGGAAAAGCTCCAACGTGCCGGTGCTGATGCTTACCGCGATGGGCGACGAGGCGGACCGCATCGTGGGGCTTGAGCTGGGGGCGGACGATTACCTGCCGAAAACGTTTTCCAGCCGCGAGCTGTTGGCACGGCTGCGGGCTGTGACGCGGCGGGCGGTGCTGGCGGAGCCTGCGGATGATGGCGGCGTGGATCTCGTGGCCGGGAAACTCCGGGTCAACGAGGCCACCCACACCGCGATACTCCGCGACGAGCCGCTGGATCTGACGGCCCTTGAATTCGCGATCCTGGTTTCCCTGATGAAGGCGAGGGGCAGGGTGAAATCCCGCGAGGCGCTGCTGGAGGAGGTTTCCGAACGGCGCTTCGATGTCTTCGACCGCTCCATCGACGTGCATATCTCCCAGCTCCGCAAAAAACTCGGGGACGATGCCAGAAAGCCGCAGTTCATCGTCACGGTTCGGAGCGTGGGCTACCGCTTTGAGGAAGGGGGGTTGGGGTGA